The Microcystis panniformis FACHB-1757 region GTTTGTCCTTGGCATAGTAGGGCATATATACTACCACATCGGCCTTATCGGCGGGTTCTAATTGTTCGATAGTTGGCATAATTTACTTAATTCTCTGCTTCACGGCCAAGTTACCATTGACACTGATATTTTCCATATATTTTAACCGATCGCCCCAGGAATCTCCTGAGGGAGAAAATAGGCAGAATTGACCACCAGATCATCCTTCTATACTAAGATGTCTATCGGCTATAACCGGCATACTAACCCGAAAAACCGTGCCGGGGTAGGGGGAACTTGTTGGCTCGGGATTGGGACTGATAAATTCGATCGTCCCCCCATGCTGGTAATTAATTCTTTGGCGATCGCTAAACCTAATCCTGTACCCGGTATATCTCCCCCTGCTTGCACTCCCCGGTAGTGACGTTGAAAAATTCTTTCTTGATCGCTCGTCGGAATACCATAACCCGTGTCTTTAAAAACAATTTCTACACTATTCTTAACATTATGCACCTCGACGGTGACTTTTCCGCCAGCAGGAGTATATTTGAGGGCATTATCAATTAAATTACTGAATACTTCCCGCAAACCAGGGATATTGGCCCGAATAAGTGGTATATCTTCCCCGTGAATCGTTTCTAGACTGAGATTTCTCTCTTTGGCTACCGCTTGGGCCGAAAGGAGCAGCGGATCGAGAAGATCATGGAGATCGATCGGAGTTAGTTGGCCGCTGCCAGCAGGTAAGAGAAAGGCGGTGGGGGAAGATTGCGCTTGCAGGAGAGGAATATCGACGGTGGGGTAATTTTCGCTTTCTTGCTGAATTTGTGCCTCAAATTCGGCGATTAAGTCGCGAACTCGATCGCTTTCTCTCAGGATACCAGTAATGGCGGGATCGTTACCCTCTTCGGCTAAAAGCCTTTTGAGTAGAAGTTTACCAAAGGTTTTTAAAGCGGTGAGGGGATTGCGGATTTGATGGAGAAAGGTATCGAGGCGCTGTCGTTGCCATTGTCGATAATAACGTTCTTCTCCCAATTGGCGATCGAGTACACAGGCTAAAGCGAGGGTTTGGGTGATTTTTTCCATCTGGGTTAATTCCCAACTTTGCCAAGGTCGTTTTTCTCGGGTTGTCACCAATAATCCGATCATGCCCTCTTCATACATTAAGGGTAAAAACAAGCGATGACCGCTGACGCTCTCCTGATTACCCCAGAGGTGGGATAAATCTTCTAACTTAACCGCAGTTAACAAGTCGGCTGCTGGTTGCTCTGGTTGTAAGGAAAGCCGCTTTTTTTGGGGAGAAGGGGGGTTAAAAGGCGGATAAACAACGACTGGGATTAAATTACTCGATAAAGGTTCAGTTAAATAAACTGCACTTCTGTCCGTTTTCATTTGCTCCCGCAAAAGTTCCATCTGTGCCTGACACAGGGCAATAAAATCATCACTCAGGGGAGTCCGGGAGGGGGAGGAGAAGGACATACTAAGAAAGTAAAAAGTAAAAAATCAGAAAACCTTGATCAAGCTAGGGTTGCCAGTTTTATTTCCCAGTTGACAGGGGAGAGAATGTCCCTCCCCTTGGGTCGAGGGCAACCGGCAAAAAGCAGTTAGAACAAGGGTTTGGTCACTATTTTCGGGGTGGATCACGGTATATATTAAAAAAAGTTTAAAAATAATAAGTTTTGTATCGGGATTTGGGGCTGTGTTTTTGTCAGAAAAACTTAAACCTAGTCTCAGTCTAGCTTCTAGTCAAACTTGTCTGTAATTGGGTTTGTGAGAGACACTTGATTTCTTGGTCTAGAAGGGATATAATCGCTACGGCTTTTGTAACTATCATTACAACGATTAGCCAGAACAGGAGGTAATTGGGTTGGCCAGAAAACGGAAACGTAAGAGTCGCCGTCGTCAAGAAGGACGTAAGATACTTGAACTTGTACCCCAGTATAGTATTGAAAGTGGCGAGGATAAACCCGTAACTGCGGCGCGTAAGTATATTCAAGCTATAGGCATTAGCCCACCAGCTTTATTGATTGTTAAGCGTAACGAGCATACAACCGATCGCTATTTCTGGGCTGAAAAAGGACTGTTTGGAGCGCAATATGTGGAGGAAAACCACTTCCTTTTCCCAAGTTTGCGCGACCTGCAGCCCCAGCCCCAGCCCGTCAAAGCACCGGTAGCAGTTGCTAAATAACTCAAAGGACTATTGATCATATCATGGAAAGTAAACTCGTTTACGGAAAAGTAAACGAGTTTTTTTTGTGCATAAGTAGGGTTTGCGGCAAAAAGCTTTTCGGTGGGGGCAGGGTGTAGGGTGTAGGGTGTAGGGTGTAGGGTTTTAGCGATTTTGAGGGGGTCAATTACCTAATTTTCAGGGAAAAAGTCCCGGAATTTTCCCCCCGATCACTCCCAGATCTGGTACTTTTTGGAAACCAAAAAGTCTAAAAGTTTTACCCAACAAGGTTTTTAGATTTTTTCGGCAACCCCTAAATAATCAGTTTTTAATAACCAGATTTAGTATAAAAATAATCTCCTGACTCCTGACTCCTGACTCCTGACTCCTGACTCCTGACGAATGTTACGATTGTTACAACATCTTGACATTAATTCTGATACCCTGACAATGTGTCAATCTGTGCAGTAATGGGGCAGAAACTCAAGTGGTATCGATCCATATTTCTATTGTTGAGGGCAACCCGCACTTGCGATCGCTATTAGCTTGGCATCTGCAACAGGCCGGTTATTTGGTTAACCAATCGGCAACCCTGCAAAGTGCGCGTCAAGCTTTCCTTCATCGTCAACCAACCTTAGCAATTATCGATTCCGACTTGCCGGACGGGGATGGAATCGAACTCTGCCGTTGGCTTTATCAACAAAAACAGTCTTTAATACTGATTCTCTCGGCCCGCAATAGCGAAAAAGACGTGGTCAATGGTTTAAAAGCCGGGGCCGACGACTACCTGAAAAAGCCCTTTGGAATGCAAGAATTTATGGCTAGGGTAGAAGTGTTAACTCGTCGTTTAGGCAGTAGGGCTGCTCCCCTACACTTGGATTATGGGCAATTAAAAATAGATTTAGCCCAACGACGGGTACAATTTCGCGGGGAGTATATCGAATTAACGCCCCAAGAATTTAGCCTACTCTACGTTTTAGCCCAAGCGGAGGGAACACCCCTATCAAGAGCCGATTTACTGCGTCGCGCTTGGCCTGAGGAAATTGATAATCCCCGGACAATTGATACTCATGTTCTCTCTCTGCGGAAAAAAATCGAAACCGATCCCAGACAACCTAATTTAATTCAAACCGTCCGCAACGTTGGCTATCGTTTCAATCTAGAAATGTTGGCCGAGATGACTTCAGCTTTAGAAGCTAATATTATTGCCTCCACCAAAGGCAATCATAACGGCCATTCCATTAATAAAATTCCTGCTCACAACGTTAGTCGTTAATTCTGGCTTTGTCCGACTGATTAGCAGATTGTCTGCTGAAATCGTCTCCTAACCACTTAATCGAAGCGAGGAGACGAAGGGCAAATTAAACCGTAGTCACCATTGACCGATCCGCTTGTTGCTGAAATTCCGTCAATAAACGCCGGAATTCGTCGCCGTCAATGGTTTCCTGTTCAATCAGTATATCCACCAAGCGATCGATCGCCACACGATTGTCAAGGATAAGTTTTGTTGCTAAATCGTGGCATTGCTTGACAAGTTCCCGTACTTGTGCATCAATTTTCGCCATCATCGCGAAAGAATGGTCGGCATGATAACCAGCAGCAGCACCACCGAGATAGGAATTGCCCTCCTCCTCTAGAGCAATCAATCCCAATTCCGACATTCCCAGACGCGTTACCATCTGTCGGGCCAGATAGGTAATTTTTTCAATATCATTACCGGCCCCGGTGGTCACTTCATCCTCACCGAAGACACATTCCTCCGCCACTCGTCCCCCTAATAATCCCGCAATTCGGGCTAATAACTGGGAACGACTGGTTAAACCCTGTTCTTCATCGGGAGTGAACCAAGTTAACCCCAGCGCTTGCCCCCGGGGAATCAGGGTGACTTTTTCCACCTGGTCGTGGCCGGGACAGAGAGTACCGACAATCGCATGGCCGACTTCATGATAGGCGATCAAACGCTTGGCTTTACTATCCACTAAAGCACGCCCTTCCATACCGGCCACAATCCGATCGATCGCATCGTTGACCTCCTCCATGGTAATCGCCTCTTTCCGCCGTCTAGCAGTAAAAATCGCCGCTTCGTTGAGCATATTAGCCAAATCTGCCCCAGTAAAACCCGGTGTGCGCCGGGCGATCGCCTCCAGAGCCACATCAGCAGCCACCTTTTTATCGCGAGAATGGACCTCCAAAATGCCCAAACGTCCCTTAAAATCTGGATAATCCACCACTACCTGTCGATCGAAACGACCCGGACGCAGCAGGGCCGAATCCAAAACATCGGGGCGGTTGGTGGCGGCAATGACGATAATGCCGGTATTTCCCTCAAAACCGTCCATTTCCGTCAATAATTGGTTCAGGGTTTGCTCCCGTTCATCATTACCTCCCCCATAACCGACCCCTCGTTGACGACCAACGGCATCAATTTCATCGATAAAAACCAAACAAGGGGCATTTTCCTGGGCTTTTCGGAATAGATCTCGCACTCGCGACGCACCAACCCCGACAAACATCTCCACAAATTCCGACCCAGAGATGCTGAAAAAAGGCACTCCCGCCTCTCCTGCGATCGCTTTAGCCAGTAAAGTTTTCCCCGTCCCCGGTGGCCCGATTAACAGGACTCCTTTGGGGATTTTTGCGCCAATAGCCGTAAATTTTTCGGGTTGTTTGAGGAATGTCACCACTTCCTCTAGATCTTCCTTGGCCTCATCCACACCCGCCACATCATTAAATTCTATGCCAGTTTTCGCCTCCATCTGAAACCGCGCCCTTGATTTACCGAAGTTCATCGCTTGACCGGAAGCATTAGCAGAACGACGGATAATAAACACCAATAATCCCAAGACGAGAATAATCACTAACAGGTTAGTGAGAACATTGATCAAGGCCGAATTGTCAGTGCTGGGGAGAATGCCGTACTCAATTTTTTTAGCATCGAGTCTCTTGATTAATTCGGGATTTTGGTCAAATAAATTGACTTCCTTCGGGGGATCCTTGTCCGTTTGACCGACGAGGGTAACTGCTGCCTGCTGCAAAGAAGGATTGATTTCCACCTTTTTTACCTTGCCTTGCTCGATTTTCTCTAACAATTCACCGTAGGTGAGGGTATTGGGTTTTTTTTGACTCCAAGCAGGATTGACATGGCCAAAGGTTTGCAGAATCATCCAAGTGGCGACAATCCCTTTCCATACTGGCCGATGACCACGATTCTTAGCTGACTTGGCTCTAACTACGGTGAGCGGAGATTTTTGATCCATAATTGACTCTATATCTAGTTACCCTGTATTCATTGTGACAGATCGACTCGATCGTGACCACTGTTCTGTTTTCCCCCAAGCACGACCCTGAGGGCAAATAGTGATGACGGTTTTTTGCTATATTGTATTCAGCTAGGTAGTCTAACAACTGCCTATCCCAATCACTAACAGTTTAGGGAAGTGGGTTTCGCCCGCTTTTTTTATTGTCCAAATCATGACTCATCCGCTCATCCCCGACCTGCTGCACCTAGCCACCCCTATCGCTGAAAACTTGGGGCTAGAAGTGGTCGATATCGTTTTCCAAACCAATAAAAGGCCTCCCGTCCTGCGCGTCGATATTCGCAATCTTGCGGGAGATACTGGTTTAGAGGACTGTGAGCAGATGAGTCGGTCTTTAGAAACCGCCCTCGACAGTCAAGAAATCTTACCCGGGGCCTACGTTTTGGAAATATCTAGCCCCGGCATTTCTCGACAACTGAGCAGCGAACGCGAATTTCAGTCTTTTAAAGGTTTTCCCGTCATCGTTACCGGCCAGGATAGCCAGGGAAAACCAAAAGAATGGCGCGGAAAACTGCAAGGTAGAGATGAGCAATCTATTTATCTTAACCAAAAAGGTCGCTCCCTGACCATTGATCGCACTACCGTCATCAGCGTCCGTTTAGATGAGCAGCGCAGTAATCAGTGATCAGTAATCAGTAATCAGGGATAAAGATGAAGATAACTAACTAACTGATTAACTTAAAACTTACATCTGATAACTGATAACTGATAACTGATATAAGGCTAAAAAAATAATGACTCAAAAGTAAGGAGAAAAAATAATTATGGCTACTGTTAATTTGCCTGGTTTAAAAATAATGCTCGAAGAAATTAGCCAACGACATAATCTGCCCAAAAATGCCGTACAGGAAGCCTTGCGTGAAGCACTTCTCAAGGGGTATGAACGTTATCGACGCGCCCAAAGTTTAGAAAAAGCCGCTCAATTTCATGAAGATTATTTCAATAACTTTGATGTGGAATTAGACGTAGAAGAAGAAGGGTTTCGCATCCTTTCGACTAAAACTATTGTGGAAGAAGTGACCAATCCCGACCATCACATCGGTCTCAAAGAAGTGCAAGAAGTGGCCGATGAGGCCCAATTAGGGGATGAAGTAGTTCTTGATGTCACCCCCGACCAAAGAGAATTTGGTCGCATGGCGGCAATTCAAACTAAACAGGTTTTACTGCAAAAACTGCGGGATAACCAACGCAAAATGATTCAAGAGGAGTTCCAAGATCTGGAAGGAACGGTTTTACAGGCCCGAGTCGTCCGTTTTGAAAGACAGGCCGCTATTGTCATGGTACAAAGTACCTACGGTCAACCAGAAGTGGAAGCAGAACTACCCAAACGGGAACAGCTGCCCAACGATAACTATCGCGCCAACGCCACCTTTAAAGTTCTGCTCAAAAAAGTCCTAGAAGGTTCTCACCGCGGCCCGCAATTAATTGTTTCCAGAGCGGCGGCGGGCTTGGTAGTATATATGTTCGCCAACGAAGTTCCCGAAATCGAAGAGGAAATCGTGCGTATTGTCGCCGTCGCCCGGGAAGCCAATCCCCCCTCCCGTCACGTTGGTTCGCGGACAAAAATCGCCGTCGATACCTTAGAGAGAGACGTGGATCCGGTTGGGGCTTGTATTGGGGCTAGAGGTTCCCGGATTCAAGCCGTGGTTAACGAATTGCGGGGGGAAAAAATCGACGTGATTCGCTGGTCTCCAGATCCCGCCACCTACATCGCCAATGCCCTTAGTCCCGCCCGTATCGACCAAGTTTTGTTCACTAATGCCGAAGAAAGACAAGCATTGGTACTGGTGGCACAGGATCAATTAAGTTTAGCGATTGGCAAAGAAGGGCAGAACGTGCGTCTAGCCGCCCGTCTGACGGGCTGGAAAATCGAT contains the following coding sequences:
- the nusA gene encoding transcription termination factor NusA, giving the protein MATVNLPGLKIMLEEISQRHNLPKNAVQEALREALLKGYERYRRAQSLEKAAQFHEDYFNNFDVELDVEEEGFRILSTKTIVEEVTNPDHHIGLKEVQEVADEAQLGDEVVLDVTPDQREFGRMAAIQTKQVLLQKLRDNQRKMIQEEFQDLEGTVLQARVVRFERQAAIVMVQSTYGQPEVEAELPKREQLPNDNYRANATFKVLLKKVLEGSHRGPQLIVSRAAAGLVVYMFANEVPEIEEEIVRIVAVAREANPPSRHVGSRTKIAVDTLERDVDPVGACIGARGSRIQAVVNELRGEKIDVIRWSPDPATYIANALSPARIDQVLFTNAEERQALVLVAQDQLSLAIGKEGQNVRLAARLTGWKIDIKDIVLYKGEQEVKTDETDPEAQDLDQE
- a CDS encoding DUF3155 domain-containing protein, whose translation is MARKRKRKSRRRQEGRKILELVPQYSIESGEDKPVTAARKYIQAIGISPPALLIVKRNEHTTDRYFWAEKGLFGAQYVEENHFLFPSLRDLQPQPQPVKAPVAVAK
- a CDS encoding response regulator transcription factor: MVSIHISIVEGNPHLRSLLAWHLQQAGYLVNQSATLQSARQAFLHRQPTLAIIDSDLPDGDGIELCRWLYQQKQSLILILSARNSEKDVVNGLKAGADDYLKKPFGMQEFMARVEVLTRRLGSRAAPLHLDYGQLKIDLAQRRVQFRGEYIELTPQEFSLLYVLAQAEGTPLSRADLLRRAWPEEIDNPRTIDTHVLSLRKKIETDPRQPNLIQTVRNVGYRFNLEMLAEMTSALEANIIASTKGNHNGHSINKIPAHNVSR
- the ftsH gene encoding ATP-dependent zinc metalloprotease FtsH; this translates as MDQKSPLTVVRAKSAKNRGHRPVWKGIVATWMILQTFGHVNPAWSQKKPNTLTYGELLEKIEQGKVKKVEINPSLQQAAVTLVGQTDKDPPKEVNLFDQNPELIKRLDAKKIEYGILPSTDNSALINVLTNLLVIILVLGLLVFIIRRSANASGQAMNFGKSRARFQMEAKTGIEFNDVAGVDEAKEDLEEVVTFLKQPEKFTAIGAKIPKGVLLIGPPGTGKTLLAKAIAGEAGVPFFSISGSEFVEMFVGVGASRVRDLFRKAQENAPCLVFIDEIDAVGRQRGVGYGGGNDEREQTLNQLLTEMDGFEGNTGIIVIAATNRPDVLDSALLRPGRFDRQVVVDYPDFKGRLGILEVHSRDKKVAADVALEAIARRTPGFTGADLANMLNEAAIFTARRRKEAITMEEVNDAIDRIVAGMEGRALVDSKAKRLIAYHEVGHAIVGTLCPGHDQVEKVTLIPRGQALGLTWFTPDEEQGLTSRSQLLARIAGLLGGRVAEECVFGEDEVTTGAGNDIEKITYLARQMVTRLGMSELGLIALEEEGNSYLGGAAAGYHADHSFAMMAKIDAQVRELVKQCHDLATKLILDNRVAIDRLVDILIEQETIDGDEFRRLLTEFQQQADRSMVTTV
- the rimP gene encoding ribosome maturation factor RimP, which gives rise to MTHPLIPDLLHLATPIAENLGLEVVDIVFQTNKRPPVLRVDIRNLAGDTGLEDCEQMSRSLETALDSQEILPGAYVLEISSPGISRQLSSEREFQSFKGFPVIVTGQDSQGKPKEWRGKLQGRDEQSIYLNQKGRSLTIDRTTVISVRLDEQRSNQ